The nucleotide sequence TGGCGAAACCAGGAGTTATCAAGACATTGCGAGAGCGATTGGGAATGTTAAAGCAGTTAGAGCTGTGGGTGGGGCTGTCAATAAGAACCCCATCATGATTGTGATTCCCTGTCATCGTGTGATTGGGAAAGATGGTTCTTTGGTTGGCTTTTATGGCGGATTAGAACTTAAACAACGCTTGTTGAACCTTGAAAAGGGGATTGCATCATGAGTGTATTTGAATACGATGTAGAAGCCCTAGAGTATTTGAAGAAGAAAGATAAAAAACTCGCTCAGATTATCGATCAAATCGGTCCAATCCAACGTGGCATCAACCCCGATTTGTTTGAATCTTTAGTCAGCTCAATTGTCGCTCAGCAAATATCTGGTAAAGCATTTGAAACGGTATATGCCAGACTCAAACAAAAAACCGATATCACACCCCAAGGCATATTAAATCTCACCACGGAAGACATTCAAACCTGTGGTATGAGCCTCAAAAAAGTGGGTTATATTCAAGGCGCAGCTGCGTATTTCAGCCAAACCGATATCGATGTTTTAAGACATATGACTGATGAGGCTTTAATCAATCACCTGATTGAACTCAAAGGCATAGGTAGGTGGACCGCAGAGATGTTGTTGATCTTTTCACTCAACCGGATGAACATTCTTTCAAAGAAAGACTTGGCCATTCGTCGAGGCATCAGCATGCTTTACCACCACCCTCAAATTACCGATGCGTTACTCGAAAAATACCACAAACGATATAGTCCATACGCCAGTGTCGCATCCCTATATTTATGGGAAATCTCGAGCGGACGCTATGGTCACGTCGATCATCAAAAATAATGCATAAAAATCACCTGAAAATGGTGATTTTTTCGTTAAATTCCGTAAAAACGGATGAAAATCCCTTGGCTAAAACATCGGTGAATTTGACTGAAAAACCGTTGTTTAGTTTCATTTTAAACAAGGTATTTTCATCTTTTTTACATCCAAAGGATTGATATAATAGTGACACAAAAGGGAGGTGAGCCTATGGAAGAGTATCGATTACACAAACAGATTTTATGCATCGACTTGAAAAGTTTTTACGCGTCGGTTGAGTGCAGTTTGAGGGGCCTTGATCCATTCAAGACACCATTGGTGGTCGCGGACAAATCCAGAGGTAAAGGCGCCATCACCTTAGCGGTCACCCCATTTTTGAAAAAGTTGGGCATCCCTAGCCGCTGTCGTATTTATGACATCCCTGAAAATTTGCGAGATAAAATCATTTTTGCGAGACCACAAATGAAAACCTATATGGAATATTCAATGAAAATTGTCGAGATTTATCTATCATTCATCTCTGAGGAAGATTTGTATGTGTATTCCGTCGATGAAGCTTTTTTAGATGTCACCACTTACTTGAATTTCTATCAAATGACGGATGTTGAACTCGCAAAGAAAATCGTGGATAAAATCCAAACGGAATTGCATTTGCCATCGAGTTGTGGGGTAGGACCTAACATGATTATGGCGAAAATGGCACTTGATATCGACTCTAAAAAAGCCAAAGATTCGATTGCGAAATGGACCTACGAAGACATTCCAACCAAACTATGGCCGGTCAAACCCATCTCTGAAATGTGGGGGATTGGACGCCGCATGGAACACCATTTAAACCTTTTAGGTTTAGAGACCATTGGAGACATCGCGAGGTACGATAAAAATCTACTTAAACGGAAATTTGGCGTTTTGGGTGAAGAATTGTGGTACCACACCCATGGTATTGACATGAGTATCCTTCAAGACAAAAATAAATTGCGTGCCCAAAACAAGAGTTATGGACACTCTCAAATTCTATTTAGAAATTATTACGCACCAGAAATCTATACCATCATCTTAGAAATGGCAGATGAAGTGACCAGACGACTGCGTATTGGCAGAAAGAAATGTCGTGTCATTCACTTTGGGGCTGGGTATTCGAAAGACAACCATGGTGGGTTACACAAACAAGTGACCCTTGAACGACCAACCTCAAGTTTCAAATTGATTTACGATACGTGTGTCGATATTTTCAATGAGCAATACGATGGTAGTCCTGTAAGATCGATTGGTATCTC is from Paracholeplasma manati and encodes:
- a CDS encoding DNA-3-methyladenine glycosylase family protein produces the protein MSVFEYDVEALEYLKKKDKKLAQIIDQIGPIQRGINPDLFESLVSSIVAQQISGKAFETVYARLKQKTDITPQGILNLTTEDIQTCGMSLKKVGYIQGAAAYFSQTDIDVLRHMTDEALINHLIELKGIGRWTAEMLLIFSLNRMNILSKKDLAIRRGISMLYHHPQITDALLEKYHKRYSPYASVASLYLWEISSGRYGHVDHQK
- a CDS encoding Y-family DNA polymerase; translation: MEEYRLHKQILCIDLKSFYASVECSLRGLDPFKTPLVVADKSRGKGAITLAVTPFLKKLGIPSRCRIYDIPENLRDKIIFARPQMKTYMEYSMKIVEIYLSFISEEDLYVYSVDEAFLDVTTYLNFYQMTDVELAKKIVDKIQTELHLPSSCGVGPNMIMAKMALDIDSKKAKDSIAKWTYEDIPTKLWPVKPISEMWGIGRRMEHHLNLLGLETIGDIARYDKNLLKRKFGVLGEELWYHTHGIDMSILQDKNKLRAQNKSYGHSQILFRNYYAPEIYTIILEMADEVTRRLRIGRKKCRVIHFGAGYSKDNHGGLHKQVTLERPTSSFKLIYDTCVDIFNEQYDGSPVRSIGISLGGLTESETHQFSLFEDLERDEHEYQLLASVDEIKYRYGKNAVNRGSSLNKESTIRDRNTFVGGHHE